From a region of the Methanobacterium sp. genome:
- a CDS encoding type 2 isopentenyl-diphosphate Delta-isomerase, whose protein sequence is MTSDRKLEHLLLCANCDVEYREKTTGFEDIELIHKAIPELNKEKIDISAEIFGKKMDAPLIISAITGGHPASLSINRDLAKAADNQNIGMGVGSQRAAVENPELIPTYSVVRENAPSAVIIGNIGAPQIEYAKAAAEMIDADALAIHLNPLQESIQPEGDIDARGYIESIKKTVEIVDMPVIAKETGAGISKTDAIALQEAGVAAIDVAGSGGTSWAAVETYRAKDEYLGNLYWNWGIPTAASTVEVCESVEVPVISSGGIRTGLEAAKAIALGAEVVGMALPLLKDAYISQETIIKRIEQFKESLKVAMFLVGANNIKELRKCDLVIRGKTGEWLRERGFNTKKYAQRSFKK, encoded by the coding sequence ATGACTTCGGACAGAAAATTGGAGCATTTATTATTATGTGCCAACTGTGATGTTGAATACAGGGAAAAGACTACTGGATTTGAGGACATAGAACTCATCCACAAAGCTATTCCTGAACTAAATAAAGAAAAAATAGATATAAGTGCAGAAATTTTTGGAAAAAAAATGGATGCACCATTAATTATATCTGCAATAACTGGAGGCCATCCTGCATCATTATCCATTAATAGAGATCTTGCAAAAGCAGCTGATAATCAAAATATTGGGATGGGAGTTGGAAGTCAGCGTGCAGCAGTGGAAAATCCGGAATTAATCCCAACTTATAGTGTTGTAAGGGAAAATGCTCCTTCAGCAGTTATAATAGGAAATATAGGTGCACCACAGATTGAATATGCAAAAGCAGCAGCAGAAATGATAGATGCAGATGCACTGGCAATCCATTTAAATCCATTACAAGAATCTATCCAGCCAGAAGGAGATATAGATGCGCGTGGATACATTGAATCAATTAAAAAAACTGTAGAAATAGTTGACATGCCTGTTATAGCAAAAGAAACAGGTGCAGGTATTTCCAAAACAGATGCAATAGCTCTTCAAGAAGCAGGAGTAGCAGCAATTGATGTTGCAGGCTCTGGAGGCACAAGCTGGGCTGCTGTAGAAACATACAGAGCTAAAGATGAATATCTCGGAAATTTATACTGGAATTGGGGAATTCCAACTGCAGCAAGTACAGTTGAAGTATGTGAATCAGTTGAAGTTCCTGTTATATCCTCTGGAGGTATAAGAACTGGACTTGAAGCAGCTAAAGCCATAGCATTAGGTGCCGAAGTTGTAGGAATGGCATTGCCTCTACTTAAAGATGCTTACATAAGCCAAGAAACAATTATTAAAAGAATAGAACAATTTAAAGAGTCTCTTAAAGTAGCAATGTTTCTTGTTGGTGCAAATAACATCAAAGAACTAAGAAAATGTGACCTCGTGATAAGAGGTAAAACAGGCGAATGGCTTAGAGAAAGAGGATTTAATACTAAAAAATATGCACAAAGAAGCTTTAAAAAATGA
- a CDS encoding RNase J family beta-CASP ribonuclease has translation MSVEVIAIGGYEEVGKNMTAVKVGDDVVIFDMGIHLDRIHIHEDTDIARMHSLDLIERGVIPDDTLMKEVDGKVRAIVFTHGHLDHIGAVAKLAHRYGAPIIATPYTLALIERTIKGEKKFSVTNPLQVLNPGEKCQISPDITLEFINMTHSIPQAAMAALHTSEGIVVYANDFKFDNYQMISPPPDYNRLKELGRKGVLALIVETTRVGEDGEAKTHSEKIARIMLKDIMLDPLDEKNGMLVTTFSSHIERIQAICNISEQSDRNLLLLGRSMERYCGMAEAMGILKLPATASIYGSPKAVNRALARAEEKRSEYLLVTTGHQGEPDALLPRIASGKTQFNVRNGDNVVVSAPIIPNPMNIANRNLLERRLKSSGARIFTNAHVSGHAGREDHRDFIRMLNPMHIIPAHGDLAMLASYTELAEEEGYKMGNNIHVLRNGQAQVFNGGV, from the coding sequence ATGAGCGTTGAAGTAATAGCAATAGGCGGATATGAAGAAGTAGGAAAAAACATGACCGCAGTTAAAGTAGGTGACGACGTAGTAATCTTTGATATGGGAATTCACCTTGACAGAATTCATATTCATGAGGATACAGATATAGCAAGGATGCACAGTTTAGATTTAATCGAAAGGGGAGTTATACCTGACGATACATTGATGAAAGAAGTTGATGGTAAAGTAAGGGCCATAGTATTTACTCATGGCCATTTAGACCACATAGGGGCTGTTGCAAAGCTTGCACATAGATATGGAGCCCCTATAATAGCTACACCTTACACATTAGCACTTATAGAGCGTACAATTAAAGGCGAGAAAAAATTTAGTGTAACAAATCCTCTTCAAGTGCTGAATCCTGGTGAAAAATGTCAAATATCTCCAGATATTACATTAGAATTCATTAACATGACTCACAGTATTCCTCAAGCTGCAATGGCAGCATTGCATACATCTGAAGGAATAGTAGTATATGCAAATGATTTCAAATTTGACAACTATCAAATGATTTCACCACCACCAGATTACAACAGATTAAAAGAACTGGGTAGAAAAGGGGTTCTAGCTCTTATTGTAGAGACAACAAGAGTTGGAGAAGATGGAGAAGCTAAAACTCATTCTGAAAAGATTGCAAGAATCATGCTCAAAGACATAATGCTTGATCCACTTGATGAAAAGAACGGAATGCTTGTAACAACATTTTCGTCCCATATAGAACGTATTCAGGCTATATGTAATATATCTGAGCAGAGTGATCGGAATTTGCTGCTTCTTGGAAGGTCAATGGAGAGATACTGTGGTATGGCTGAAGCTATGGGAATTTTAAAACTTCCTGCAACTGCAAGTATATATGGAAGTCCAAAGGCAGTTAACAGAGCCCTGGCAAGAGCTGAAGAAAAACGTTCAGAGTATCTTTTAGTTACAACTGGCCATCAAGGTGAGCCCGATGCGCTCTTGCCTCGAATTGCAAGTGGAAAAACTCAATTTAATGTTAGAAATGGTGATAATGTTGTGGTTTCAGCACCTATTATCCCCAATCCAATGAACATAGCAAACAGGAATTTACTGGAGCGAAGACTTAAATCAAGTGGTGCCAGAATATTTACTAATGCTCATGTTTCAGGGCACGCAGGACGTGAAGATCACAGGGACTTTATAAGAATGTTAAATCCAATGCATATAATCCCTGCCCACGGAGATCTGGCAATGCTTGCATCATACACAGAACTTGCAGAAGAAGAAGGCTATAAAATGGGAAATAACATCCATGTACTTAGAAATGGCCAGGCACAGGTATTTAACGGAGGAGTTTAA
- a CDS encoding polyprenyl synthetase family protein: MKVMDILKKYSESIDKEIEASLNTIDPTKLCEASDHLIKAGGKKIRPSLVVLSCEAVGGKSEDALKTAASMELIHTFSLIHDDIMDKDEMRRGKPSVHMLWGEPMAILAGDTLFSKAFETILDTDVENIPPKRVVEALRTVVDSCIKICEGQALDIGFEGKLDVKEDEYMNMIYKKTAALIAASTKAGTILGGGTEEQIQALAEYGRLIGLAFQIQDDYLDVVSDEEDIGKPVGSDIVEGKMTLMVVHALANASKDDKERLISILKANNEDLVDDAIAIFNKYGSIEYTRDIALRNVKTAKELLDVLEDSEAKESLKLLADFVLERNH, translated from the coding sequence ATGAAGGTAATGGACATCTTAAAAAAATATTCTGAAAGCATTGATAAAGAAATTGAAGCATCATTAAACACAATAGACCCCACAAAACTTTGTGAAGCATCAGATCATCTTATTAAAGCTGGAGGAAAAAAAATCCGTCCATCACTTGTAGTTTTAAGCTGTGAAGCTGTAGGAGGAAAGAGCGAAGATGCTCTTAAAACCGCTGCTTCCATGGAACTAATCCACACCTTTTCATTGATACATGATGACATAATGGACAAAGATGAAATGCGCAGAGGAAAACCATCTGTCCATATGTTATGGGGAGAACCAATGGCCATTTTAGCAGGAGATACTTTATTTTCCAAGGCATTTGAAACCATTCTGGATACTGATGTTGAAAATATTCCTCCAAAAAGAGTTGTAGAAGCTTTAAGAACAGTTGTAGATTCATGTATCAAAATATGTGAAGGTCAAGCCTTAGACATAGGATTTGAAGGAAAATTAGATGTTAAAGAAGACGAATACATGAACATGATCTACAAAAAAACAGCAGCACTTATTGCAGCCTCAACAAAAGCAGGAACCATACTTGGGGGAGGAACTGAAGAACAAATTCAAGCTCTTGCAGAGTACGGCCGTTTAATTGGATTAGCATTCCAGATCCAAGATGATTATCTCGATGTTGTAAGTGACGAAGAAGATATAGGTAAACCAGTCGGTAGTGACATAGTAGAAGGTAAAATGACACTAATGGTGGTACATGCACTTGCAAACGCATCAAAAGATGATAAAGAAAGGCTTATTTCAATACTAAAAGCAAATAATGAAGATTTAGTTGATGATGCCATTGCAATATTCAATAAATATGGATCAATAGAATACACGCGTGACATAGCACTCCGCAATGTAAAAACCGCAAAAGAGCTTTTAGATGTTTTAGAAGATTCTGAAGCTAAAGAATCTCTCAAATTACTTGCAGATTTCGTGCTTGAGAGAAACCATTAA
- a CDS encoding glutamate--tRNA ligase — MNNLKDIVYKYALQNAVKHKKNAQNGAVIGSIMSSHPEYRREAKEVSKTVGEVLNKINAMTLDEQVRELEKLGGMIEEKKKVSKKGLADLPNVKGKVVLRFAPNPSGPLHIGHARAAVLNNEYVKRYDGKLVLRIEDTDPRRVDPDAYKMIDEDLAWMDVKIDEKVIQSDRLPIYYEYAEKLIEIGGAYMCTCEGGAFKKLKDESKSCPCRDLNIDENLKRWKEMENLSEGEAVLRVKTDINHKNPAIRDFVAMRVVDAEHPRIGFKYKIYPMMNFSVAVDDHLLGITHVLRGKDHLANSEKQEYLYNHFGWEIPVFIHYGRLKMEDIALSTSKARAGIVEGKYSGWDDPRLGTIRAIAKRGIMREAIYKLMNEIGTKIADTTVSWKKIYGLNRTILEETANRYFFIWNPEEVKIKDLPESAKGIIERPLHPDFLERGNRELQFNGEIYLVKEDIRENKMLRLMDAANIIFKDEKAVFESSGFEEAREAGAQIIHWIPKEGNIKTEIVMPDASIIKGLAEPSCCKLKVDDIVQFERFGFARLDEINENKLRFYFAHK; from the coding sequence ATGAACAATTTAAAAGACATTGTATACAAATATGCTCTTCAAAATGCCGTGAAACATAAAAAAAATGCTCAAAATGGTGCTGTAATTGGTTCAATTATGAGTTCTCATCCAGAATACAGAAGGGAAGCTAAAGAAGTTTCTAAAACTGTGGGTGAAGTTTTAAATAAAATAAATGCCATGACTCTTGATGAACAAGTTAGAGAACTTGAAAAATTAGGTGGCATGATAGAAGAGAAAAAAAAGGTTTCTAAAAAGGGGCTTGCTGACCTTCCAAACGTTAAAGGAAAAGTAGTTTTGAGATTTGCTCCAAATCCAAGCGGACCTCTCCATATTGGTCATGCAAGAGCTGCGGTTTTAAATAATGAATATGTGAAAAGGTATGATGGTAAATTAGTTCTACGTATTGAAGATACAGACCCTCGCAGAGTTGATCCAGACGCTTACAAAATGATAGATGAAGATCTGGCCTGGATGGACGTTAAAATTGATGAAAAAGTTATCCAAAGTGACAGACTTCCTATTTACTACGAATATGCCGAAAAACTCATTGAAATTGGCGGAGCATACATGTGCACATGTGAAGGTGGTGCATTTAAAAAATTAAAAGATGAATCAAAATCATGCCCATGCAGAGATTTAAATATCGATGAAAACCTTAAACGCTGGAAGGAAATGGAAAATCTGTCTGAAGGAGAAGCAGTACTTCGAGTTAAAACAGACATAAATCATAAAAATCCGGCAATAAGAGATTTTGTTGCAATGAGGGTTGTAGATGCTGAACATCCTCGTATCGGATTTAAATATAAAATTTATCCTATGATGAATTTTTCTGTAGCAGTAGATGACCATTTACTGGGAATAACCCATGTATTACGTGGAAAAGACCATCTTGCAAACTCAGAAAAACAGGAATATCTTTATAATCATTTTGGATGGGAAATACCTGTTTTTATCCATTATGGACGGCTTAAAATGGAAGATATTGCATTAAGCACATCTAAAGCAAGGGCAGGTATTGTGGAAGGCAAATATTCTGGTTGGGACGACCCAAGGCTGGGAACAATAAGGGCCATCGCTAAAAGGGGAATAATGAGGGAAGCGATTTACAAATTAATGAATGAAATAGGTACTAAAATAGCAGATACAACTGTAAGCTGGAAAAAAATATATGGATTAAACCGTACAATCCTGGAAGAAACAGCAAACAGATATTTCTTCATATGGAACCCAGAAGAAGTTAAAATAAAGGATCTCCCTGAATCTGCTAAAGGAATTATAGAAAGACCGTTACATCCAGACTTTTTAGAACGTGGAAACCGCGAACTTCAATTTAATGGTGAAATTTATCTTGTAAAAGAAGATATAAGAGAAAATAAGATGTTAAGACTTATGGATGCTGCGAATATAATCTTTAAAGATGAAAAAGCTGTTTTTGAAAGCTCAGGATTTGAAGAAGCAAGAGAAGCAGGTGCACAGATTATTCACTGGATTCCCAAAGAAGGCAATATAAAAACAGAAATAGTAATGCCTGATGCAAGCATTATAAAAGGATTAGCAGAGCCTTCATGCTGTAAATTAAAAGTAGATGATATTGTACAGTTTGAAAGGTTTGGATTTGCTCGTTTAGATGAAATAAATGAAAATAAGTTAAGATTTTACTTTGCGCATAAATAA